In one window of Burkholderia sp. NRF60-BP8 DNA:
- a CDS encoding ESPR-type extended signal peptide-containing protein, whose protein sequence is MNRTYRSIWNEALGAWVAASELDSARGKPNKSAVAAAVLAAVVMLPSLAGANTFVPGTTNGTQFTVSSCTSSGGSGTVGRTTTGNTNAYPVDGSGTYSTVAGCNSSGNNNLAATVYGAFAQVTGTGGTATGFLSSAALWGTSAGLESTASGAGSTALGFGATANALNSVAIGGAAGNGTTPLSYANSTIASGAGAVAIGSNATKGAQSTASDGIAIGGQSSVASAATSGIAVGRGATVNGAYGIAQGDGVVSGATGRNVAIGSSGTTANSATSAGGAVAIGRGQSASGDGAVAIGDPNSATGTGALAIGANDTSNGSGAIALGNNNSASGTGSVALGNSSTATNSSVAIGSSASATGTNGAVAIGNAATANGTGAIALGNVGSFAANSIASGADALALGNGSTASGTSGAVAVGAAAVASANYGTALGSNSTASVANSVALGYNALTTSAATATSGGTTTVSSATIGGQTFGNFAGANSAGGVVSVGQSGSERRIQNVAAGLVTATSTDAINGSQLYSVASTTTSSITSLSTSASTGLSSANSSITSLSTSTSTGLSTANSSITSLSTSTSTGLSSANSSITSLSTSTSTGLSTANSSITSLSTSTSTGLSTANSSITSLSTSTSTGLSTANSSITSLSTSTSTGLSSANSSITSLSTSTSTGLSTANSSITSLSTSTSTGLSSANSSITSLSTSTSTGLSTANSSITSLSTSTSTGLSSANSSITSLSTSTSTGLSTANSSITSLSTSTSTGLSTANSSITSLSTSTSTGLSSATSSIGSLSTGLSSTNSSVTSLSTSTSTGLSTANSSITSLSTSTSTGLSTANSSITSLSTSTSTGLSSATSSIGSLSTGLSSTNSSVTSLSTSTSTGLSTANSSITSLSTSTSTGINSLSTGLSTVSTKTDNLGSSTASALGGGSTYDPTTGKVSAPSYTTYNANGTTSTANSVGSAINNINSQGIKYFHANSSGPDSTATGADAVAIGSGAVASTTNSVAIGLGASASTDNSVALGANSKTTAATATSSATVNGVTFSGFAGANPVGVVSVGDSGKERQVTNVAAGQVTPTSTDAINGSQLYSVAQQVGTATSAISSLSTSTSTGLSSANSSITSLSTSTSTGLSTANSSITSLSTSTSTGLSTANSSITSLSTSTSTGLSTANSSITSLSTSTSTGLSTANSSITSLSTSTSTGLSTANSSITSLSTSTSTGLSTANSSITSLSTSTSTGLSTANSSITSLSTSTSTGLSSANSSITSLSTSTSTGLSTANSSITSLSTSTSTGLSTANSSITSLSTSTSTGLSTANSSITSLSTSTSTGLSTANSSITSLSTSTSTGLSTANSSITSLSTSTSTGLSTANSSITSLSTSTSTGLSTANSSITSLSTSTSTGLSSANSSITSLSTSTSTGLSTANSSITSLSTSTSTGLSSANSSITSLSTSTSTGLSTANSSITSLSTSTSTGLSTANSSITSLSTSTSTGLSTANSSITSLSTSTSTGLSTANSSITSLSTSTSTGLSTANSSITSLSTSTSTGLSTANSSITSLSTSTSTGLSTANSSITSLSTSTSTGLSTANSSITSLSTSTSTGLSTANSSITSLSTSTSTGLSTANSSITSLSTSTSTGLSTANSSITSLSTSTSTGLSTANSSITSLSTSTSTGLSSANSSITSLSTSTSTGLSTANSSITSLSTSTSTGLSTANSSITSLSTSTSTGLSTANSSITSLSTSTSTGLSTANSSITSLSTSTSTGLSTANSSITSLSTSTSTGLSTANSSITSLSTSTSTGLSTANSSITSLSTSTSTGLSTANSSITSLSTSTSTGLSTANSSITSLSTSTSTGLSTANSSITSLSTSTSTGLSTANSSITSLSTSTSTGLSTANSSITSLSTSTSTGLSTANSSITSLSTSTSTGLSTANSSITSLSTSTSTGLSTANSSITSLSTSTSTGLSTANSSITSLSTSTSTGLSTANSSITSLSTSTSTGLSTANSSITSLSTSTSTGLSTANSSITSLSTSTSTGLSTANSSITSLSTSTSTGLSSANSSISSLSTSTSTGLSSANSSITSLSTSTSTGISSLSTGLSSTDSTILSLSTSTSTGIGSLSTGLSSTNSSVSSLSTSTSTAINAAKTHYYSVNDNGVQQANYANDGATGTNALAAGVNASAAGASSVAVGDGSNAQTAGAVAIGQNASATGGKAVSIGSGNTASGDGAVAIGDPNVATGTGAVAMGANNTATGDGAVSLGNQNTATGASALALGSSNQATADNTIALGSQATASATGAQAYGSAAKATAADALAFGTNAQANVANSIALGANSVTAAAVGTSSATIGGVTYPFAGGSPVGVVSVGAPGAERQITNVAAGRISATSTDAINGSQLNATNNAINTLSTSTASNVASLSTGINSLSTGLSTTNSNVASLSTSTSTAINSLSTGLSTVNSNVNSLSTSTSTGIGSLSTGLSTTNSNVASLSTGVTNINNQLNQLSTTLNNNTTRAANNNGIAADMNGKGTDVPTVTAGSNSVAIGAGSNDGGRSNVVSVGSDTQQRQITNVAPGTQGTDAVNVNQLTQVQTTLSTALSGQQAQINSLGSQLQQTDQMAKQGIAAVGAMASIPQLDRDANFGMGVGTSTFLGQKAMAVNMQARITENLKASINGGFSGGQKVIGAGMLYQWK, encoded by the coding sequence ATGAACCGCACATACCGCTCGATCTGGAACGAAGCGCTTGGCGCCTGGGTAGCGGCATCGGAACTCGATTCGGCACGGGGCAAGCCGAACAAGTCGGCCGTTGCTGCCGCAGTATTGGCCGCCGTCGTCATGCTCCCGTCGCTCGCCGGCGCCAATACCTTCGTGCCAGGCACGACGAACGGTACCCAATTCACCGTGTCGTCGTGTACGTCGAGCGGTGGCAGCGGCACCGTCGGCCGCACGACGACAGGCAACACCAATGCCTATCCCGTCGACGGCTCCGGCACCTACTCCACGGTTGCGGGCTGCAACTCCAGCGGCAACAACAATCTCGCGGCCACGGTTTATGGTGCATTCGCGCAAGTGACCGGCACCGGTGGTACGGCGACGGGCTTTCTGTCGTCTGCTGCGCTCTGGGGCACGTCTGCCGGTCTCGAGTCGACCGCCAGCGGCGCCGGTTCTACCGCGCTCGGCTTCGGGGCAACGGCCAACGCATTGAATTCGGTCGCGATCGGCGGTGCAGCCGGTAACGGCACCACCCCGCTTTCCTATGCAAACTCGACCATCGCTTCGGGCGCGGGCGCAGTCGCCATCGGCAGCAACGCGACGAAGGGCGCGCAGTCCACCGCGTCGGACGGCATCGCGATCGGCGGGCAGTCGTCGGTCGCATCGGCTGCCACGTCGGGTATCGCAGTCGGCCGTGGCGCGACCGTCAACGGTGCGTACGGCATCGCGCAAGGCGATGGCGTCGTCTCCGGCGCAACGGGCCGAAACGTCGCAATCGGCTCGTCGGGCACGACGGCGAACAGCGCGACCTCGGCCGGCGGCGCGGTCGCGATCGGCCGGGGCCAGAGCGCCAGCGGCGACGGCGCCGTTGCGATCGGCGATCCGAACAGCGCGACCGGCACGGGCGCGCTGGCAATCGGCGCGAACGACACGTCGAACGGTTCCGGCGCCATCGCGCTCGGCAACAACAACTCCGCGAGCGGCACGGGTTCCGTTGCGCTCGGCAACAGCAGCACGGCGACCAACAGCTCCGTCGCCATCGGCAGCTCGGCGTCGGCGACCGGTACCAACGGCGCGGTTGCCATCGGTAATGCGGCAACCGCGAACGGCACCGGCGCAATCGCGCTCGGTAACGTCGGCAGCTTTGCCGCCAATTCGATCGCAAGCGGTGCGGACGCACTCGCGCTCGGTAACGGCTCGACGGCCAGCGGCACCTCCGGCGCGGTCGCCGTCGGCGCGGCAGCCGTGGCGTCTGCAAACTATGGCACGGCACTCGGTTCGAATTCGACCGCAAGCGTCGCAAACTCGGTCGCCCTCGGCTACAACGCGCTGACGACCAGCGCAGCAACGGCGACGTCCGGCGGCACCACCACCGTCAGCAGCGCCACGATCGGCGGTCAGACGTTCGGCAACTTCGCCGGCGCCAATTCGGCGGGCGGTGTGGTCAGCGTCGGGCAGTCGGGCTCGGAACGCCGCATCCAGAACGTCGCGGCAGGTCTCGTCACCGCAACCAGCACCGACGCGATCAACGGCAGCCAGCTCTATTCGGTTGCGAGCACGACGACGTCGAGCATCACGAGCCTGTCGACGTCGGCGTCGACGGGTCTGTCGTCGGCTAATAGCTCGATCACGTCGCTCTCGACTTCGACCTCGACGGGTCTGTCGACGGCCAACAGCTCCATCACGTCGCTGTCGACTTCGACTTCGACGGGTCTGTCGTCGGCTAACAGCTCCATCACGTCGCTCTCGACTTCGACCTCGACGGGCCTGTCCACGGCTAACAGCTCCATCACGTCGCTCTCGACTTCGACCTCGACGGGCCTGTCCACGGCTAACAGCTCCATCACGTCGCTCTCGACTTCGACCTCGACGGGCCTGTCCACGGCTAACAGCTCGATCACGTCGCTCTCGACTTCGACTTCGACGGGTCTGTCGTCGGCTAACAGCTCCATCACGTCGCTCTCGACTTCGACCTCGACGGGCCTGTCCACGGCTAACAGCTCGATCACGTCGCTCTCGACTTCGACCTCGACGGGTCTGTCGTCGGCTAACAGCTCCATCACGTCGCTCTCGACTTCGACCTCGACGGGCCTGTCCACGGCTAACAGCTCGATCACGTCGCTCTCGACTTCGACCTCGACGGGTCTGTCGTCGGCTAACAGCTCCATCACGTCGCTCTCGACTTCGACTTCGACCGGCCTGTCCACGGCCAACAGCTCCATCACCTCGCTCTCGACCTCGACTTCGACGGGTCTGTCCACGGCTAACAGCTCAATCACCTCGCTGTCGACTTCAACCTCGACTGGTTTGTCGTCGGCTACGAGCTCCATCGGTTCGCTCTCCACCGGCCTGAGCTCGACCAACAGCTCCGTCACCTCGCTGTCCACGTCGACTTCGACGGGTCTGTCCACGGCCAATAGCTCCATCACGTCCCTGTCGACCTCCACGTCGACGGGTCTTTCGACGGCCAACAGCTCAATCACCTCGCTGTCGACTTCGACCTCGACCGGTTTGTCGTCGGCTACGAGCTCCATCGGTTCGCTCTCCACCGGCCTGAGCTCGACCAACAGCTCCGTCACCTCGCTGTCCACGTCGACTTCGACTGGCCTGTCCACGGCCAACAGCTCGATCACGTCGTTGTCCACGTCGACCTCGACCGGCATCAACTCGCTGTCCACCGGCCTGAGCACGGTCTCGACGAAGACGGACAATCTCGGTAGCAGTACCGCCTCGGCACTTGGCGGCGGTTCGACGTACGACCCGACGACGGGCAAGGTCTCGGCCCCGTCGTACACCACGTACAACGCGAATGGCACGACGTCGACGGCCAACAGCGTGGGCTCGGCGATCAACAACATCAACAGCCAGGGCATCAAGTACTTCCACGCGAACTCGAGCGGCCCCGACAGCACCGCAACGGGCGCCGACGCTGTCGCCATTGGCTCCGGCGCTGTCGCCAGCACGACCAACTCCGTCGCCATCGGCCTCGGCGCTAGCGCCAGCACGGACAACTCCGTCGCGCTCGGCGCCAACTCGAAGACCACCGCGGCAACCGCCACGAGCAGCGCCACCGTCAACGGCGTGACGTTCAGCGGATTCGCTGGCGCCAATCCGGTCGGCGTCGTCAGCGTGGGTGATAGCGGCAAGGAACGACAAGTCACCAACGTTGCCGCAGGCCAGGTGACTCCGACCAGTACCGATGCGATCAACGGTAGCCAGCTGTATTCGGTCGCTCAACAAGTCGGTACTGCGACCAGCGCCATTTCGTCGCTGTCGACTTCGACTTCGACGGGCTTGTCGTCGGCCAATAGCTCCATCACGTCGCTGTCGACCTCGACCTCGACGGGCCTGTCCACGGCCAACAGCTCCATCACGTCGCTCTCGACTTCGACCTCGACGGGTCTGTCCACGGCTAACAGCTCGATCACGTCGCTTTCGACTTCGACTTCGACGGGTCTGTCCACGGCCAATAGTTCGATCACGTCGCTTTCGACTTCGACCTCGACGGGTCTGTCAACGGCCAATAGCTCGATCACGTCGCTTTCGACCTCCACGTCGACGGGTCTGTCGACGGCCAACAGCTCGATCACGTCGCTCTCGACTTCGACTTCGACGGGTCTGTCCACGGCCAACAGCTCGATCACCTCGCTTTCGACTTCGACTTCGACGGGTCTGTCGACGGCTAACAGCTCGATCACGTCGCTCTCGACCTCCACGTCGACGGGTCTGTCGTCGGCCAACAGCTCCATCACGTCGCTGTCCACGTCGACTTCGACGGGTCTGTCCACGGCCAACAGCTCGATCACGTCGCTTTCGACTTCGACCTCGACGGGTCTGTCGACGGCCAATAGCTCCATCACGTCGCTTTCGACCTCCACGTCGACGGGTCTGTCCACGGCTAACAGCTCCATCACGTCGCTCTCGACTTCGACCTCGACGGGTCTGTCCACGGCCAACAGCTCGATCACGTCGCTTTCGACTTCGACTTCGACGGGTCTGTCCACGGCTAACAGCTCCATCACGTCGCTCTCGACTTCGACCTCGACGGGCCTGTCCACGGCCAACAGCTCGATCACGTCGCTGTCGACCTCGACTTCGACCGGTCTGTCGACGGCCAACAGCTCGATCACGTCGCTTTCGACCTCCACGTCGACGGGTCTGTCGTCGGCCAACAGCTCCATCACGTCGCTTTCGACTTCGACTTCGACGGGTCTGTCCACGGCCAACAGCTCGATCACCTCGCTGTCCACGTCGACCTCGACCGGTCTCTCGTCGGCGAATAGCTCGATCACATCGCTGTCGACCTCGACTTCGACCGGTCTGTCGACGGCCAACAGCTCGATCACGTCGCTTTCGACTTCGACTTCGACCGGTCTGTCCACGGCCAATAGCTCGATCACGTCGCTTTCGACCTCGACTTCGACCGGTCTGTCCACGGCTAACAGCTCCATCACGTCGCTGTCCACGTCGACTTCGACTGGCCTGTCCACGGCCAATAGCTCGATCACGTCGCTTTCGACCTCGACTTCGACCGGTCTGTCCACGGCCAATAGCTCGATCACGTCGCTGTCCACGTCGACCTCGACGGGTCTGTCGACGGCCAACAGCTCGATCACGTCGCTGTCCACGTCGACTTCGACGGGTCTGTCCACGGCTAACAGCTCCATCACGTCGCTGTCCACGTCGACCTCGACTGGCCTGTCCACGGCCAACAGCTCCATCACGTCGCTCTCGACCTCGACTTCGACGGGTCTGTCGACGGCTAACAGCTCCATCACGTCGCTTTCGACCTCCACGTCGACGGGTCTGTCCACGGCCAACAGCTCGATCACGTCGCTCTCGACCTCGACTTCGACGGGTCTGTCGACGGCCAATAGCTCCATCACGTCGCTCTCGACCTCGACTTCGACTGGCCTGTCCACGGCTAACAGCTCCATCACGTCGCTGTCGACCTCGACCTCGACGGGTCTGTCGTCGGCCAACAGCTCCATCACGTCGCTGTCGACCTCGACTTCGACGGGTCTGTCCACGGCCAACAGCTCGATCACGTCGCTGTCCACGTCGACTTCGACGGGTCTGTCCACGGCTAACAGCTCGATCACGTCGCTTTCGACTTCGACTTCGACGGGTCTGTCGACGGCTAACAGCTCGATCACGTCGCTGTCGACCTCGACTTCGACTGGCCTGTCCACGGCTAACAGCTCCATCACGTCGTTGTCGACCTCGACTTCGACGGGTCTGTCTACGGCTAACAGCTCGATCACGTCGCTGTCGACTTCGACCTCGACTGGCCTGTCGACGGCCAACAGCTCGATCACGTCGTTGTCCACGTCGACCTCGACCGGCCTGTCCACGGCCAACAGCTCGATCACGTCGCTGTCGACCTCGACTTCGACCGGTCTGTCGACGGCTAACAGCTCGATCACGTCGCTGTCGACTTCGACCTCGACTGGCCTGTCGACGGCCAACAGCTCGATCACGTCGCTCTCGACTTCGACTTCGACCGGCCTGTCCACGGCCAACAGCTCGATCACGTCGCTGTCGACTTCGACCTCGACCGGCCTGTCCACGGCCAACAGCTCGATCACGTCGTTGTCGACCTCGACTTCGACCGGTCTGTCGACGGCCAACAGCTCGATCACGTCGTTGTCGACCTCGACTTCGACCGGTCTGTCGACGGCTAACAGCTCGATCACGTCGCTGTCCACGTCGACCTCGACCGGCCTGTCCACGGCCAACAGCTCGATCACGTCGCTCTCGACTTCGACTTCGACCGGCCTGTCCACGGCCAACAGCTCGATCACGTCGCTGTCGACTTCGACCTCGACCGGCCTGTCCACGGCCAACAGCTCGATCACGTCGTTGTCGACCTCGACTTCGACCGGTCTGTCGACGGCCAACAGCTCGATCACGTCGTTGTCGACCTCGACTTCGACCGGTCTGTCGACGGCTAACAGCTCGATCACGTCGCTGTCCACGTCGACCTCGACCGGCCTGTCCACGGCCAACAGCTCGATCACGTCGCTCTCGACTTCGACTTCGACCGGCCTGTCCACGGCCAACAGCTCGATCACGTCGCTGTCGACCTCGACCTCGACGGGTCTGTCGTCGGCCAACAGCTCGATCAGCTCGCTGTCGACCTCGACCTCGACCGGCCTGTCGTCCGCCAACAGCTCGATCACGTCCCTGTCGACCTCGACCTCGACCGGCATCAGCTCGCTGTCCACCGGCCTGAGCAGCACGGACAGCACGATCCTGTCGCTGTCCACGTCGACGTCGACCGGCATCGGCTCGCTGTCCACCGGCCTGAGCAGCACGAACAGCTCGGTGTCGTCGCTGTCCACCTCGACCTCGACCGCGATCAACGCCGCGAAGACGCACTACTACAGCGTCAACGACAACGGCGTGCAGCAAGCCAACTACGCCAACGACGGCGCCACGGGCACCAACGCCCTCGCCGCCGGCGTGAACGCCAGCGCGGCGGGCGCCAGCAGCGTCGCAGTCGGCGACGGCTCGAACGCGCAGACGGCAGGCGCGGTCGCGATCGGTCAGAACGCATCGGCGACGGGCGGCAAGGCGGTATCGATCGGCTCCGGCAACACCGCGTCCGGCGACGGCGCAGTCGCGATCGGCGATCCGAACGTTGCGACGGGCACCGGCGCCGTGGCGATGGGTGCGAACAACACGGCGACCGGCGACGGCGCGGTGTCCCTCGGCAACCAGAACACGGCAACCGGTGCCAGCGCGCTCGCCCTCGGCAGCTCGAACCAGGCCACCGCGGACAACACGATCGCGCTGGGCAGCCAGGCCACGGCCAGCGCCACGGGCGCACAGGCCTACGGCTCGGCCGCCAAGGCCACGGCCGCCGACGCGCTCGCCTTCGGCACGAACGCGCAAGCGAACGTCGCGAACTCGATCGCACTCGGCGCGAACTCGGTCACGGCCGCGGCGGTCGGCACCTCGAGCGCCACGATCGGCGGCGTCACGTACCCGTTCGCGGGCGGCTCGCCGGTCGGCGTGGTGAGCGTCGGCGCACCGGGCGCGGAGCGCCAGATCACGAACGTCGCCGCGGGCCGGATCTCGGCCACGAGCACGGACGCGATCAACGGCAGCCAGCTGAACGCGACGAACAACGCGATCAACACGCTGTCGACGTCCACCGCATCGAACGTCGCGTCGCTGTCGACCGGCATCAACTCGCTGTCGACCGGCCTGAGCACGACGAACAGCAACGTGGCGTCGCTGTCCACGTCGACCTCGACCGCGATCAACTCGCTGTCGACGGGCCTCAGCACGGTGAACAGCAACGTCAACTCGCTGTCGACGTCGACCTCGACGGGCATCGGTTCGCTGTCCACCGGCCTGAGCACGACGAACAGCAACGTGGCGTCGCTGTCGACCGGCGTGACGAACATCAACAACCAGTTGAACCAGCTGTCGACGACGCTCAACAACAACACGACGCGTGCGGCGAACAACAACGGCATCGCGGCCGACATGAACGGCAAGGGCACCGACGTCCCGACCGTCACCGCCGGCTCGAACTCGGTGGCGATCGGCGCGGGCTCGAACGACGGCGGTCGCTCGAACGTGGTGTCGGTCGGTAGCGACACGCAGCAGCGCCAGATCACGAACGTCGCGCCGGGTACGCAAGGCACCGACGCGGTGAACGTGAACCAGCTGACGCAGGTGCAGACGACGCTGTCGACGGCACTGTCGGGCCAGCAGGCGCAGATCAACTCGTTGGGTTCGCAACTGCAGCAGACCGACCAGATGGCGAAGCAGGGTATCGCGGCCGTCGGCGCGATGGCGTCGATCCCGCAGCTCGATCGCGACGCCAACTTCGGGATGGGCGTGGGCACGTCGACCTTCCTCGGCCAGAAGGCGATGGCGGTCAACATGCAGGCGCGCATCACGGAGAACCTGAAGGCGTCGATCAACGGCGGTTTCAGCGGCGGTCAGAAGGTGATCGGCGCCGGCATGCTGTATCAGTGGAAGTAA